ATTTTGATTAAACTGAGTGCAAAAAATGTTGTGCATCTCATCTACCAAAATTATGCTTTCAAAAAGAGGTCACAAAACACGCTGCCATACAGTGGAACACACACCTTGTCGATGTAGGTATCTCCTGGTAAAGCGGTCTCCAACTCCCGTAGATAGTGCATCAGTCTGTCCTCCACTTTCTGGGCGTAATGTTCACCATACTGCTCCTCCATCTGATTCTGAAAGGCAGCAAGCACCTCACATGTCACCACCAGGAAAcaaagactgtatatgagaagcGAACGTAGTAACCGCAACGTCGCCCGTGAGTTTGTGAACTACAGTTATGGAGCCTTAAGTTCAACctttttggccgtcaccatcttggtttttggccatcgccatcttgattttttttgcaaccagaagttaAAGGATAAGGTGGAActaagtacaactgaacgctgaataagaATATTTTCAGATGcccaaaaatgttacaattaacttgtGAAAGGGTTACATTTCTAAGACGAAAAcgcggacaactcccagactaaCGACTAACGTGACAACATGTCAACTTTTACTTCAAGTGTTGCAGGGTACACGAACAGTGGTCTCttggatgaaagtcctgtgttgacTCTCTCGTTATTTATACTTCGCAGTAGCTCAGACCATCTTATTATGACATGGCTTGGTCTACATTGGAGTTAGCTGAAAATGCAGTGCGTCGGTATCAGACTCCAAGGGGCACCGCCGAACCGTCGGTATTGACGAGTTGGAAGCGAGACCGTGTTGTCTAAACAGTCTGAGAAGAACTTTCTAGCATGgtatatatatgtttcttaTTGTATGagaatgtattattaaatgTAGATCTGGGAATCTATTGTGAATCAGAAATGCGAAATACATGTTATGCATCTTGAATGTTATTGGTTGTGAGATACTGAAGACAGATTTTAACCTTAAGAGGAATTTTCCTTTTGATAAATTACCACTCTACTCATAGAGTCAGTAGAGGACATATAGACATCCACACAGCACACCAAACACCAGTCAGTGTTTAAGTGGAAACAGTGAGTTAACAAACCAGACAATCAGTCCCCATAAGGGATCACAACATAGTGTGTGAAACGTCCCTGCAAAGCCTGTTTTATTCAATATGTGTGAAAGCAAAAAGAGGATAACATAGAAGCaagaaatactgtatttaaatttaaaaaaaattaaatcgaATATCTGGTGTCTGTTGTCATTTCTCGAGGTGataagaaaaatctgaaaaaatggTATTCAATATCATGCAGTATTTACATCAAATTGAACCTGTGGTtcttattattgtcatgtttttaatattatattagtCTTTCTGAGTCCCAGTTCgttgtgtttgagtgtgccCTGCTGGATGGAAAAGTAAGgaactgagagaaaaaacagtgCTATGTACTGAGAGACTACATGCATGTGATGACTTGAGACAACGCCCACCCGTTGTTCTCCTATAATCCCAGTGCACAACCCATCAAATATTTAGAAGGCAAAAATATTTAGTTGCACATTGAAGAGCTGCTGTTGTTCCTCCGGTCATTGAGGTTGGCAGagtcaaaaatattaaaatatgagtgtgtcacacttttttttgcactttacaTACTATGATTTAGAGATGTCAGTTTTCTGTGAAATGTCTTGACAAAACCCTTGAAATTGTCTCCTGATTAGTGAGCAAaaattttaatacattttcctaCTCTAGCAGTTCATCTACTGTTATAAGTTCTAAGTGTGGTGAAGTTGACCAACCTTAATATAATCTTCCAGTTTGTCCTTGTCCATAGCAAGTGCTTGTGCCAGAGCCTTGAAGTCCAGATGGTTCTTCCTCATTAGGAACATTTCATGTTGGCTCTGCACAAGAAAAAAGAACGCAGACATTTTTTATCACATCAGTAAAGCTTTTCATTAAACATTAGGCATGCTGCTGCCATACAACGCTGTAAATTGCATACTCTTCCAGCCCCccaaaaagtaatttcatgtaaattaattaaacatagACCCCTTTCACATTCCAAGTagtcatttacattttgcattggtattataataaatgtattttctgcagCTTTAAGTTAAATTGTTGGCCCTGAATTAACACCACACACGACTAAAATCAACTGAGTAAGAACTGTTTCAAAGACTTTGAAATATGCAGAACATATACTTACACATTGACCTTGGTATTGAGGGAGTTTACTTGGGAAGAACTGGCTGGTTTTTAACACTGTATCAACCattcctctgccctccctgagcATCCTCATGATCACCTAGAAGCAGAgacattaagagagagagagagagagagagagagggatggagatacacataaagtataaaacagaaattaaaactacaaaatgaatgaatgctaCCGCCACTCATCTCCGTACCATGGTCTTGAGGCCAAACATGATCTTCATGTGTTTGATGGGAGCAACCAGTCTGGGTAGGAGTCTGTAAGTGGCGTCCAGAAAGCCCATCACTCTCTCAAAGTGCTCCATGTCCCTGTTCCTCACGATGGAATAGACCCGGGCAGAGGTGACGCGCAGCCTCCACGAATCCTGGAGGTTCAGGGGCTGGGAGTCCACCTCCGGCCAATTGGACGGGTCCACAACTGGGaagaacaaacaggaagttacatCCTCCTCTGATGTTCTACTTTAGTTACAACTGTTGATTTCAAAAGAGTGATCTACTATGTTTTGTAGTGACTGGCCTACAAGGAAAGTTTGTGTTTAAGGGCAGTTAGGGTCGTGTTTTGTAATATATAGGTACATATTACCTTATTCCCCTGTTGTGGAATACGTTTTTAGATCATGCTATataatctaatatatatataaacacacacacacacacacacacacatatatatatatatatacagtatatatatacacacaggctcatatacatatatacacatgcgCATATACAGAcgcacatatacatatatatacacacacgcacatatatataaacacacaagtTCATGTAAAATGAATACGAGATGTGAAAAGGTGTGATGGATCTGCAATCATTTGAATGATGCAAAAATGACTGTAACCTCCTTGTTTTAACTATGTAATAATATCAAGCCTTACACAAACCAAccttaataataaatgaaaccaACCTTCCTGTATTTCCATCATCTTGTGAGCCCAGACGTACTCTATGATCCACAGTGGTAACTTTGGGAAGCTCTGTAAACATGTATTGTCCGGCTGCAGCTCTGTTCCGTCCATCAGATGCCCACCGATACCACGACGCTCGGCTCCGTTCGGTTTGTGGGCAACACACCGGTGAGCGTTTTTAAACCTCCATTCATGAATAGGCTGCGATCACCCACAAGGCTGGACATGTACCGGCAAGTTGTGGATGTGAAGTGTTGAACCTCCCTGTTCTGGGACTGTCTGCAGATCGTTTTcgttttttgaaaaaaacgtTGCAAATTACTTCCTTGACCAACTCTCTAgcagtcaaaataaaatagtgtAAAGGAACTGTACCACACGATAACAATGCGCATACAACGtgcaggcttttattgtgaagtctCTTAACCCGGAACTAGTTATTCAGAGCTTTGAACATCTCTTTTACTGGCTTTCACCTTCAATCCTGAATATGTGTCCTTTTTCAGTTAGCGTTTAAGTGTGCACGTTCGTGTGAGGTAACATAactatattctgtttttaaatgtgcaactACTACGCTTAGCTAGAGGAATAGCGTATCCCACACATTACTACACTAACATGCTAACAACTTAGCTTTGAGGCTTGTGGTAGCTGTTGAATAGACGCTCGTGTTTCATAGCACCTGCGTCCCCCGTCGGCGGTGTTAGCCGAGCAGTTTTCTGTTAAATGGAGGAAACGCTAAACCAAACATATTCATATCTTTGTCAACTGgtaaaaatacagtatatgataaaagcacaaaaatgtacttaagaCGTGATTGTCACATTGACACCCCCAGTAGTAACGTCAGCAGTAGACACTTGAATTGTGTCagttttttataaaagcaaaataacttatttgcttctttataaaagcaaatgcgttatttatttttataaaaacaataacttatttgttttttgtgaaatcaAATAAGTTATAGGCCAAATGACATAACAGCTCCGAAAACATTGGCTTTAAATTCGTCAATAAATATAGTAATATACAGCAATAGCACCTGAGTCATGTACGGCACTCGAACCTCCACGTAACTACACCTTTGTGGAGGTAAGCTACATGGCCAAAAATCTGTTGATGCCCCTGTTAATATACTTCCACTGTGGGCCTGCTTTTCATGGTTTGAACCAGGCCGTTCAGTTTTGGATAAGGGGAACCGCTCCAAACTATTTGAAAAAGTCCCCCATGTCCAAAAAGAATTGCTTTTCCCAGTTTGTTGTTGGAGAACTTGACTGGTCTTCACAGAGCCCTTAAAGGTGTATTGTTTGtatgtccacatacttttggacATATCATGTAGACAAGTGTTGGGGCAACTTTGAGAACGCCTGAACTTAAATCTCAAAATGGTGGTGTTGGGTCTTGGAACAAATGGTTGATAACTAATTATTCTTCTTTTGTCTTATTCTCCTACAGCACTGTCCCCCCGTCCTTACATGTGACACATCATCCGAGCTGCAGCTCCACCATGAACACAAaagcatgtgtgtttctgtcccaGCTCTCCAGGACGGGGCTCAAAACCCCTCGCCGCAGTGCCGGATTCTTGATGGTGACCTCCGCTTGTCCACCTTGCCTCCTGCCTGTCCCCCGCAGTCACTCGTACTCCAGCAGCGTCAAGGTGCGCCCCTATCTTCAGTTCATAAAACGCAAGATCATCTCCCCTCCCAGTCCTCCGTACAGCCATGTGTGCCAGGTGGGGGACCCGGTGCTGCGTTTGAACGCTGCCGCCGTTGACCCCGCAGTTATAACTGGCCCCGAGGTCCAAAAGGTCATCGGTACTTTGGTGAAAGTGATGCGGAGACTTGATTGTGTGGGACTGAGCGCGCCTCAGATTGGGGTGCCGCTCCGCATCCTGGTCCTGGAATATCCTGAGAAGATGTTGAAGGAGAGCTTGCCCGTATCCAGAGAGCGCCTCGGCCTCTCCGTCCAGCCGCTGAGGATCTTCATCAACCCCCAGCTGAGGGTCCTCGATAGACGGACGGCGCTCTTCCAGGAGGCCTGCGAGAGCATCACGGGCTTCTCCGCCGCAGTTCCACGATACGTGTCCGTGGAAGTGTCTGGTATGCATGTTCACAGCTTGATCCTAACACTAATAAGGCCGGATCGCACCAAGGATTCATTTAATCTAAAATGAGTTTAGCAAAACTAGGTTTGAATTAGTTAATCACGGTTTAAACTTAACTAGAGCTCTTTGGCACAATTAAAAACGAATCTCTGTTTAGTAAATCAAAGTTTGAAATAGAGTTAGATCAATATGGAGATGTTAGTGTAACCAAATAAACTCACAATCGAGAGGAAATTCAGAAGAGAAGCTCCAGTTTCTCTTCCGTTGAGAAAAAACTTACAGCCGAATTAAAGGACACTTTTGACAAATAATAGAAGACTAAAAATAACAagtttggtttatttaaaacatgtagCACCGTTCATGATTTAATCAGGTTAAAAAATGAATCCCTGTTCAGGCCTCTTAATGCTATTATACACTAAACACAAATTTTGTCTTTGTGATTCATCAAAACTAGATAAATGGAGTGATACTAAGCCACGTGTTTTGATAAGGAGTTTGTTTCGTTGTTGACACATCAGTGTCTCGTCCCTCTGCAGGTCTGAACGAGAAGGGGGAAGCCGTCGCGTGGCGGGCCAGCGGCTGGCCAGCTCGGATCCTCCAGCACGAGATGGACCACCTGGACGGGGTCCTCTATGTCGACCGCATGGACAGCAAGACCTTCATCAACATCAACTGGCAGGAACACAATGAATAGAGGACCCTCAGGTCGGACCACCAAAACTTTAGTTAAAACTGAAGATGTTTATTTCACACCATCTCCGATCAACCTACGCTGTGTTGATGAAAGTTCTACATTCACGTTATCTTTCATGGGGAAAAATCTTCCAGCTCGCAGAAAGTGATACCTTTTGGTTCATGGTTCTGGTTGAAAGGCTGCGCCAACTGGGTGTTGAGGGCTCTGCACTTGACTGGCTCACATCATACCTCACAAACAGGCAACAGTTCATCTCCCTCTCCGGTCACTCATCCACCCTCTCCCCAGTTACGCAGGGGGTCCCCCAGGGATCAGTCCTCggccccctcctcttcatctgctaCCTCTTCCCCTTGGTCACATCCTCCGCCAACTCACCCTGACTTCCACTGCTACGCCGATGACACCCAGATATACGTCACCACCAAATCCCCCAAAATCCTCCCCTCATGAATAGAGGACCCTCAGGTCGGACCACCAAAACTTTAGTTAAAACTGAAGATGTTTATTTCACACCATCTCCGATCAACCTACGCTGTGTTGATGAAAGTTCTACATTCACGTTATCTTTCATGGGGAAAAATCTTCCAGCTCGCAGAAAGTGATACCTTTTGGTTCATGGTTCTGGTTGAAATAAGTCGAATTGCTTTAACGGGAAATCAGTCACTGTCCACTGAATAAAGAGGCCGATATGTTCCTGAGTAAGTGTATCATAAATGTCTGCCACCATCCCAATGAGTGAATACACTGTGACACTAGGGGCAAAGGACATGTACCATTTTTCCcaatgacttcctgttgttCAACTCTTGTAAAACGTGTCAGTCTTCTGGATTTGCATGAGAATGGGGAAAACTGGGAAAATCCAGTTCCATCAAATTTGGACAGAGGACTCGGGACGTGTCTGGGACATGAGCGGGCATGACTCAGGACAAACACAAGTGGCTCTAACagctgaaatattaatatatttttggggattttCAGAGATCTGTTGGAGGCGTGGGACATTTAAATCCTTTGTCATTacaagttaaatgaaaaatctgCATTATATTGTAaactaaagaaaataaatgaaagatgtCGCGTCAAAATCGCACAATGTTCTGAAACGTTTCAGTAGTCCGATCACTTTCACATTACTGCATTTCAATCTCCATTAATTTTTACATGTCCATatccaatatttgtttttttaattaaatgttttcgTGACATGTTTTGTCAGCAGGGTGTTCCCCCAAACACTAAATGTCTCATTCTAAATAAAGCGAGGTGACGGTTGGCCTTTGGGCCAAATAGCAACAGATTAGATTTGGATTTCGTCGCTCCAATAACAAACACTGGCGTCTTTGTGATTACTCggtgcatttttctttttatgctcATAAAAACTTTTAACCCCTATAAATGACCTCGGTGCTGACCGTCACCAAgcttaaacaaattaaaattaaatttatcAACCAAACGATTGAtcaatttatcaagaaaaaataatctgcaCATGAATTGATAATGACAATCGTCAGTCACAATCCttgattcattttcacagaaaGCGAATACAAAAAGGACCATAGAGCCAAATACTAATGGCTTGAAAATCTTTGGATTGTTCTTTAGGGGAGACACCACAGACAAAAACGAATCAATTTTAAgctattttttgtctttttttcataaattcattaaaagttaccattagataattaCTAATTAGtatattcaaacataacatttcagtaaacttgtaaaacaaaaaagaattgtgtTAATGTACATTATccactggggaagtttcatggtgatgtctattattattagtattattattattaaccctATTCActtgtagtgtcttcaaaatttGAAGACAATCCATTTTAGTTTTCTCTAGATGAGTTTTCTCTCAgactgatccagaaatctccacttcagtagctcttacatacaccaaactttacagtttcagtcctatctatattctgaaagTTTTTACAGGGGATGGTTCAGATATCAATCATAGCCTGAttcatacaacattttatttgtaaaatcaTGGCAAAATGGATTTTcgtcatatttaaacatacaatttcaaaaagcttgtaatacaaaaaaacaattgtctaAATGTAAGCACTAAACTGGGGGAGTTTTATGGTGATATCTACATTTTTAACCCTATTTACCTGGGTTGTCTCCCCTTAATGTTAAGAACTTGATTAGTTTTCCTTATGATTCAATAATATATTAGATGTTTTTCACAAAGTTGTACATTCTTATACCGTAACTCCACTGCCACCAAAgtattataaaacacatttaaccaCAGACAATTGGCTAATTGACCATTCTTTACTCCAGTTTGTGTGCAGGCAACACATACAGATGAAAACAGACGTTCTTGTGCTTCAcactaaattacatttaaagtgaccAAAGAGCACAAACTGTGACCACGACTTTGAGTCTCAACAATACACAACGTTTTCAAAATGCTGATAATGGTAAATATGGCCACTTGTAGAATAACTAAATGGCAAGAGTGATGAGACTCTCAGAAAAAGGACTGAAATAGGAAAATCGGAGCACAGTCAATACTGCATTTCAGTATTGTGTCAAGGCCACATTAGAGTTTCCgattcattgatttaaaaaaacaaaaacaggaattcTGTTTCCAGTATGCAGATTTTAAGGCAATGTGAATTTGCTAGTTGTGCCTCGTTTAGCACGATgctttttacaaaatacaaatcacaCAGGAGACGACTGGTCAAACGTTTGGCCACAGGAGCACACCACAGGATTTCTGTACCAACAGTCGTTGCAGTACTCGTTCCCACAGTATCTGCACAGGACCAGGGGCTTTCGGGAGCACTCCTTCCCGCAGGAGCACACTCCCAGCGGCTTGATGTCGTGGTGACTCTGGCAAAAGTCTATCTCGCGGCAGGAACCGGTGTGGAACACGCCGCAGCTGACACACAGGGCCTGAGGGTCCAGCTGGGTGAGGTCGCAGCACTTGTGGTAGGCGATGGGATGAAGGGACGGCATCATTGATTTGGGGTCGTCGCACAGAGCTAGGGGGGATATCGCTGCGCTGCCGCTGGAGAGCGTTGGCGACACACTCGTATCGCTCAACCTGAGGCTCTCGCCCTGCGGCGACAGTGCCCCGAATTCTCTCCCCTCTTCGGTTCGACTGTCGCGGTACGTCATGAGATGGTTCTCTGTGTAGCAGTGCTGAAGCAAGGCACAGGTGAAGTCATGCGTGATGTTGCATGTGAAGCAGCTCTTAAGACATGGGTGAGAAATCTGGCGACAGTCGCAAAGGTTGTTGGCTTCGGCCTCGCTCTTGCAAACCCCCATTGCTTCTACCTGCAGGCTGCGCGACTGAGAGTCCGCCTTGTCGGGCCTGGACTCTCCGCGGGGGTGTCTGCCCTGTCTTGCGCCGCCTGAGGAGCTCATGGTAGTGTCCAACTCCAATGGCGACACTTTGGTCAGCTGGCAGTCGAGTTTAGAGATGCAGAcgtgctctctggtggacgaGGCGGTGAATGAGGAGGACAGGGGCGTCATTCCATTGCTGTGTGCTTTGGCTGAAGGGGGTGACGCGCTGCTTTGAGGCAACCAGGTCAAAGAGCGGGGACTCTCGTCGTCATGGAGAACCGCCTCTCTCTGCCCTCTGTTGACGTGCTCATCAGTGTACAGATCTATCTCCACTTCTCTGTCACACGCCTCCACCAGTGGCTTCTTGGCATCCAGGGTCTTCTTGGTGTTGTCCAGGGCGACCTGTTGAGAGGAATGGACAAgtattgaattaaatatttacacacatcTATCGATCattctatatatctatatatacacacatacagtgggtaaaataagtattgaacacatcaccatttttctcagtaaatatatttctaaaggtgctattgacatgaaatgttcaccagatgtcggtaacaacccaagtaatccatacatacaaagaaaacaaataagttccgAAATTaggttatgtgtaataaaatggaatgacacagggaaaaagtattgaacacgcttactgaaatttatttaatactttgtacaaaagcctttgttggtaatgacagcttcaagacgcctcctgtatggagaaactagccgcatgcattgctcaggtgtgattttggcccattcttccacacaaacagtcttcaaatcttgaaggttccgtgggcctcttctatgaactctgaactttagttctttccatagattttctattggattcaagtcaggtgattggctgggccattctagcagctttattttctttctctaaaaccaattgagagtttccttggctgtgtgtttgggatcattgtcttgctgaaatgtccaccctcgtttcatcttcaccatcctgatagatggcagcagatttttatccttccttcaattatatgaagtttgccagtgccgtatgctgaaaaacagccccacaccatgatgttcccacctccaaacttcactgttggtaatGAAGTTTTGaacaattttggtctcatctgaccagactatattctcccagtatttcacaggcttgtctaaatgttgtgcagcaaacaaccaggagcacctggtcgtggccggtttatggtgaaatgatgttctttccacttccggattatggccccaacagtgttcactggaacattcagtgGTGTAACAGACTATTGTAGATCCATCATACGTACGGATCCCCCCTCATGGTTCAGCTCCCATGTTAACCACGGATTATCTATCTGatggcgccgcgcgagtggctgcctcttacaaattgtgttttttttgttactttctgttactttcttttacttatttaattttgtaaacACTT
This is a stretch of genomic DNA from Anoplopoma fimbria isolate UVic2021 breed Golden Eagle Sablefish chromosome 19, Afim_UVic_2022, whole genome shotgun sequence. It encodes these proteins:
- the spata2l gene encoding spermatogenesis associated 2-like; this translates as MNGMSVSMQRASDLVTAYGHSLEQQILGRGSNLACRDEELWTQVEGLLKDGDAQETHCLGLDPLWVMEESLAAAADSTTAAGAGRARARGGLQGLAKAFEVLEQAALNLYLGPWRDEYKVVKMYSGMFTHFIKPVLSMPQIEKLFGLLGYEPSSSRHEQLCLQSSRVGPASSHELLCLSCAFFLARCECCLLLTALGKHVGEAQWELSVVRERQRGNSVQVALDNTKKTLDAKKPLVEACDREVEIDLYTDEHVNRGQREAVLHDDESPRSLTWLPQSSASPPSAKAHSNGMTPLSSSFTASSTREHVCISKLDCQLTKVSPLELDTTMSSSGGARQGRHPRGESRPDKADSQSRSLQVEAMGVCKSEAEANNLCDCRQISHPCLKSCFTCNITHDFTCALLQHCYTENHLMTYRDSRTEEGREFGALSPQGESLRLSDTSVSPTLSSGSAAISPLALCDDPKSMMPSLHPIAYHKCCDLTQLDPQALCVSCGVFHTGSCREIDFCQSHHDIKPLGVCSCGKECSRKPLVLCRYCGNEYCNDCWYRNPVVCSCGQTFDQSSPV
- the pdf gene encoding peptide deformylase, mitochondrial yields the protein MNTKACVFLSQLSRTGLKTPRRSAGFLMVTSACPPCLLPVPRSHSYSSSVKVRPYLQFIKRKIISPPSPPYSHVCQVGDPVLRLNAAAVDPAVITGPEVQKVIGTLVKVMRRLDCVGLSAPQIGVPLRILVLEYPEKMLKESLPVSRERLGLSVQPLRIFINPQLRVLDRRTALFQEACESITGFSAAVPRYVSVEVSGLNEKGEAVAWRASGWPARILQHEMDHLDGVLYVDRMDSKTFININWQEHNE